The Panicum hallii strain FIL2 chromosome 9, PHallii_v3.1, whole genome shotgun sequence genome has a window encoding:
- the LOC112877003 gene encoding meiotic recombination protein SPO11-1 isoform X3 — protein sequence MAQGSCAGSSRRLPSAAPRPSCSTGTGTTARPPTLRPRPHVPAATTPPSARTSSPCSTRTATLPASVCIRVAKRAHTAQSQLLQQNKHCSKRDIYYMYPSIFVEVAVVDHAINDICILFKCSRHNLNVVPVVKGLVMGWIRFVEGEKKVYCITNVNAAFSVPVSIEAIKDVVSVAHYILVVEKETVPLQCSSVWPMTSSVKEIAALLLQEEATQIFQQEGMCSLLSTLVISEDAIPVINSFSHPRFLRYLVEQLHLPAYCLVDSDPYGFDILATYKFGSLQLAYDANLLRVPDIRWLGVFTSDLEDFCLPDCCLLHLSPEDRRKAEGILARCYLHKEAPEWRSELEAMLQKGVKFEIEALSASSISFLSDRYIPQKIKQGRHL from the exons ATGGCGCAGGGCTCGTGCGCTGGGTCGTCGAGGAGGTTGCCGTCGGCCGCTCCCCGTCCATCGTGCTCCACCGGTACCGGAACTACTGCTCGGCCGCCGACGCTGCGTCCCCGTCCCCATG TGCCTGCAGCTACGACGCCCCCGTCGGCACGGACGTCCTCTCCCTGCTCCACAAGGACTGCCACACTTCCCGCCTCAGTATGCATCCGTGTGGCCAAGCGCGCACATACAGCTCAATCT CAGCTCCTGCAGCAGAACAAGCACTGCTCCAAGAGGGACATCTACTATATGTACCCCTCCATTTTCGTAG AAGTAGCTGTTGTTGACCACGCCATCAATGATATCTGCATACTCTTCAAATGCAGTCGGCACAATCTCAATGTG GTTCCTGTAGTGAAAGG TTTGGTGATGGGTTGGATAAGATTCGTGGAGGGTGAAAAGAAAGTGTATTGTATAACAAACGTCAATGCT GCTTTCTCCGTCCCTGTTAGCATTGAGGCAATCAAAG ATGTTGTTAGTGTTGCTCACTATATACTTGTAGTTGAGAAGGAGACAG TCCCGTTGCAGTGTTCCAGCGTTTGGCCAATGACAAGTTCTGTGAAAGAAATCGCTGCATTGTTATTACA GGAAGAGGCTACCCAGATATTCCAACAAGAAGGCATGTGCTCTTTATTGTCTACTCTTGTAATTTCTGAAGACGCTATTCCAGTTATAAATTCTTTTTCCCATCCTAGATTCCTACGATAccttgttgaacagctgcatcTACCTGCTTATTGCTTAGTGGACTCAGATCCTTATGGTTTCGACATTCTGGCCACATATAAATTTGGTTCCTTG CAATTGGCATATGATGCAAACTTGCTGCGTGTACCTGATATACGGTGGCTAGGAGTTTTCACATCTGACTTGGAGGATTTTTGCCTTCCAGACTGTTGCCTGCTTCATTTGTCACCTGAAG ATAGGAGGAAAGCTGAAGGTATTCTTGCTAGGTGCTATTTACACAAGGAAGCCCCAGAATGGAG GTCAGAATTGGAAGCAATGTTACAAAAGGGTGTCAAGTTTGAGATTGAGGCACTATCTGCAAGCTCCATTTCATTTCTATCCGATAGATACATCCCCCAGAA